Proteins encoded within one genomic window of Corvus hawaiiensis isolate bCorHaw1 chromosome 9, bCorHaw1.pri.cur, whole genome shotgun sequence:
- the HFM1 gene encoding probable ATP-dependent DNA helicase HFM1 isoform X1: MFQNKPVNSIRVSGPYSNYPGNSIILFCKNVTDCDHNKNNWRKDRFKSSNFSFTVACAALRRLRDFPFDIKMFNSADMVFSLDNLFYEKPDMRQRCLENEERKTWFIAPAPAIAEIPAAEELQRELEENSASTHKAGRKHEKFTEQCKSNTEEVEDKSSAPVYFGIAPEKEVLQLSLGERDQISFQRENMKVVSSFLSSDENKSKRVIDFSQRPQNNALNDFLENSDDESVHSTLRKRLFKKSGNMYKNTELKADSVDMKEIGTYLNTSENMKEVTKEGLWRNNHHAPITKDPDFTLHRVNNEELVSENGIKIQSFSNASEILDMTGTTGRKLEILRAVTEIPTQFRSIFKEFPYFNYAQSKALDDLLYTDRNFVICAPTGSGKTVMFELAITRLLMEVPQPWLNIKVVYMAPIKALCSQRFDDWKEKFGPIGLTCKELTGDTLMDDLFEIHHADIIITTPEKWDSMTRRWRDNSIVQLVRLFLIDEVHVIKDESRGATLEVVVSRMKTVQASLWRLLESHDAVPPLRFVAVSATIPNTQDFCATRKGVQQAASVLAKDAKFLLSIEQKQRLQRFANSLKDSKLRDLLTYGVAYHHAGMEMSDRKIIEGAFTVGDLPVLFTTSTLAMGVNLPAHLVVIKSTMHYVGGVFQEYSETDILQMIGRAGRPQFDTTATAVIMTRCSTRERYIQMLNGADIIESSLHRHLVEHLNAEIVLHTVTDVSVALEWIRSTFLYIRALKNPTHYGFSSGLDKVGIEAKLQELCLKNLNDLSSFDLIRMDEASNFKPTETGRLMAWYYIAFDTVKQFFTIKGTETLNELITMISNCTEFVDVKLRTNEKKILNTLNKDKDKITIRFPMEGKIKTREMKVNCLIQAQLGCIPIQDFTLTQDTGRIFRNGLRVTRWLSDFLASSKNNFSALLNSLILAKCFRCRLWENSLHVSKQLEKIGVSLSNAMVNAGLTSFKKIEDINARELELILNRHPPFGNQIKESVLHLPKYELDIEQLPKYSDTLAEILVTVKLTNYEQLQTKRTAPDFHYVTLVIGDADNQVIFNQKIMDSVLLKTGNWMKKIEVKRALRSEDISINLISSDYVGLDIQQAYTAFYLTPKPEGHKVVTNQKLTAESTRDTCYGSPQSLPSAKVDTGGRSKQEIAYKKYGNRECNHRCKNKDVCGHDCCKTGIPPKSQMNGDTKFSLYLADLRSRNSVSSIPPVKRLKVQMLNQHVENVDLKQFVFTPKSLLPALPRSSNKLSSSSPSVDQVDNTLEVSQKQLQSWNCGKSNSLNVDFELRDDIWDDIDDEKLVFASNFVSRELDECQPLCQYTTSKATNNISKDLCTVQDETNIQNSEVSVVSSTSRVNLSVQNRNITSFSFQEKKHSSPSQELKNVQCSAMSEIISDSSKFSRKEDFFIFTKEQEKEVDPRCLLDDEVNDVKPFLGIFDGIL, translated from the exons ATGTTTCAGAACAAACCTGTTAACAGCATTAGGGTGTCGGGCCCATACTCCAATTACCCAG gtaacagtataattttgttttgcaaaaatGTGACAGACTGTGATCATAACAAAAACAATTGGAGAAAAG ACAGGTTCAAGTCTAGTAATTTCAGTTTTACGGTTGCTTGTGCTGCCCTTAGAAGACTAAGAGACTTCCCATTTGATATAAAAATGTTCAACTCTGCAGACATGGTCTTTTCACtggataatttattttatgaaaaaccAGATATGAGACAAAG GTGTCTGGAAAATGAAGAGCGTAAGACTTGGTTTATTGCACCTGCTCCAGCTATTgctgaaattccagctgcagaggagctACAGAGGGAACTGGAAGAAAACTCAGCCAGCACTCATAAGG CAGGAAGAAAGCACGAGAAGTTTACAGAACAATGTAAGAGTAACACAGAGGAAGTAGAAGATAAATCATCGGCACCTGTTTATTTTGGCATAGCCCCTGAAAAAGAAGTCCTGCAACTAAGTCTAGGAGAAAGAGATCAAATTAGTTTTCAGCGTGAAAACATGAAAGTGGTttcatcttttctctcttctgatgaaaataaatctaaaagAGTCATAGATTTTTCTCAGCGACCGCAAAATAACGCATTAAATGATTTTTTAGAAAACAGTGATGATGAGAGTGTCCATTCGACATTAAGAAAAAG GTTATTTAAAAAGTCTGGCAACatgtataaaaatacagaacttaAAGCTGACTCTGTTGATATGAAAGAAATTGGTACTTACTTAAATACAAGTGAAAACATGAAAGAAGTGACAAAAGAAGGTTTATGGAGAAATAATCATCATGCTCCAATAACTAAAGATCCAGATTTTACTTTGCATAGGGTAAATAATGAGGAGCTTGTGTctgaaaatggaattaaaattcAATCATTTTCTAATGCTTCAGAGATTCTGGATATGACAG GAACTACAGGAAGAAAATTGGAAATTTTGAGGGCTGTTACAGAAATAC CTACACaatttagaagtatttttaaggAGTTCCCATATTTTAACTATGCACAGTCAAAAGCTTTGGATGAT CTTTTATATACAGATAGGAACTTTGTGATTTGTGCTCCAACTGGCTCTGGAAAGACTGTAATGTTTGAGCTAGCTATTACCAGATTACTCATGGAAGTCCCACAGCCTTGGTTAAATATTAAAGTTGTTTATA TGGCTCCAATAAAAGCCCTATGCAGTCAGCGTTTTGatgactggaaagaaaaatttggacCTATAGGACTGACCTGCAAGGAACTGACAGGAGATACACTGATGGAtgatttatttgaaatacatcATGCTGACATTATTATCACTACACCT gaaaaatgGGATAGCATGACTAGAAGGTGGAGAGACAACTCTATAGTCCAGCTTGTACGACTGTTTCTCATTGATGAG GTACACGTTATAAAGGATGAAAGCCGTGGCGCAACTTTGGAAGTTGTAGTCAGTCGGATGAAAACTGTTCAGGCTTCTCTTTGGCGTCTGTTAGAGAGTCATGACGCTGTTCCTCCCCTGAGATTTGTAGCTGTTTCTGCAACAATCCCAAATACTCAAGAT TTTTGTGCCACAAGAAAAGGAGTACAGCAGGCTGCTTCTGTTCTTGCAAAAGATGCTAAATTTCTACTGAGTATAGAACAGAAACAAag ATTACAGAGGTTTGCAAATTCTTTGAAAGACTCCAAACTGAGAG ACCTTTTAACGTATGGTGTGGCTTATCATCATGCGGGTATGGAGATGTCggacagaaaaataattgaaggAGCTTTTACTGTAGGAGACTTGCCAGTACTTT TTACTACTAGCACCCTAGCTATGGGAGTCAATCTACCTGCACACCTGGTAGTTATAAAATCCACAATGCATTATGTTGGAGGAGTGTTTCAAGAGTACAGTGAAACCGATATTCTGCAAATGATTGGGAGAGCTGGAAGGCCTCAG tttgacaCTACAGCTACAGCAGTTATTATGACTCGTTGCAGTACCAGGGAGAGATATATACAGATGTTAAACGGTGCTGATATAATAGAGAGCAG CTTGCACAGACACCTTGTTGAGCACTTAAATGCAGAAATAGTGCTACATACTGTCACGGATGTCAGTGTAGCTTTGGAATGGATACGATCAACATTCTTGTACATTAGAGCCTTAAAAAATCCAACTCATTATg GTTTTTCATCTGGGTTAGATAAAGTTGGAATTGAAGCAAAATTACAAG AACTGTGTCTGAAGAACTTAAATGATTTATCATCTTTTGATTTGATCAGGATGGATGAAGCAAGTAATTTCAAACCAACAG AGACTGGAAGATTAATGGCATGGTATTATATTGCATTTGATACAGTGAAGCAGTTTTTCACAATTAAGGGAACTGAGACTCTAAACGAATTG ATTACTATGATCTCCAACTGCACAGAATTTGTGGATGTGAAGTtaagaacaaatgaaaagaaaatattgaacaCTTTGAATAAAGACAAAGACAAAATAACTATCag GTTTCCAATGGAGGGGAAGataaaaacaagagaaatgaAAGTAAACTG TCTCATTCAGGCTCAGCTGGGATGTATTCCTATTCAAGACTTTACTTTGACACAAGATACTGGCAGAATATTTAGAAATGGCTTAAGAGTTACTAGAT GGTTATCTGACTTTCTGGCATCGTCTAAGAACAACTTTTCTGCTTTATTAAACTCTTTGATTTTAGCAAAGTGTTTCAGGTGCAGACTTTGGGAAAATTCACTTCATGTGTCTAAACAATTGGAAAAAATTG GTGTATCACTGTCAAATGCTATGGTAAATGCTGGGCTgacatcatttaaaaaaattgaagacaTAAATGCAAGAGAACTTGAATTG ATTTTAAACAGACATCCTCCGTTTGGAAACCAGATAAAAGAGTCTGTTTTGCACCTTCCAAAATATGAACTTGACATTGAACAG CTTCCAAAGTACAGTGACACGTTGGCTGAAATCTTAGTAACCGTCAAATTAACAAATTATGAGCAGCTACAGACAAAGAGAACAGCGCCAGACTTTCACTATGTTACATTGGTCATAGGAGATGCTGACAACCAAGtcatttttaatcagaaaattat GgattctgtgctgctgaaaacTGGAAATTGGATGAAGAAAATTGAAGTGAAAAGAGCTCTTAGATCAGAAGACATTAGCATAAATTTAATTAGTTCTGATTATG ttggCCTTGATATACAGCAAGCATATACAGCCTTCTACTTAACACCAAAACCAGAGGGACATAAGGTGGTTACAAATCAAAAATTGACAGCTGAATCTACACGTGATACATGTTATGGCTCACCCCAAAGTCTGCCATCAGCAAAAGTAGATACAG GAGGCAGATCTAAACAAGAGATTGCTTACAAGAAATATGGAAACAGAGAATGCAACCACCgctgtaaaaataaagatgtgTGTGGGCATGACTGCT GTAAAACTGGCATACCTCCAAAGTCACAGATGAATGGAGACACAAAGTTTTCTTTGTACCTAGCTGATTTAAGGAGCAGGAACTCAGTTTCATCTATACCCCCAGTAAAACGGCTAAAG gTGCAGATGTTAAATCAACATGTGGAAAATGTGGATCTCAAACAATTTGTTTTTACACCTAAGTCTTTACTGCCAGCCTTGCCAAG gtCTAGCAATAAACTGTCATCTTCATCACCTTCAGTGGACCAGGTAGATAATACCTTAGAAGTATCTCAGAAACAACTGCAATCCTGGAATTGTGGAAAGAGTA ATTCTTTGAATGTGGACTTTGAACTGAGAGATGATATTTGGGATGATATTGATGATGAGAAATTGGTATTTGCTAGTAATTTTGTCAGTAGAGAATTAG ATGAGTGTCAACCCCTCTGCCAGTATACAACAAGCAAAGCCACAAATAACATTTCGAAAGA TTTATGCACAGTACAAGATGAGACCAATATTCAGAACTCAGAAGTTTCTGTGGTCAGTAGCACATCAAGAGTGAATTTATCTGTACAGAACAGAAATATAACTTCG
- the HFM1 gene encoding probable ATP-dependent DNA helicase HFM1 isoform X4, translating to MFQNKPVNSIRVSGPYSNYPGNSIILFCKNVTDCDHNKNNWRKDRFKSSNFSFTVACAALRRLRDFPFDIKMFNSADMVFSLDNLFYEKPDMRQRCLENEERKTWFIAPAPAIAEIPAAEELQRELEENSASTHKAGRKHEKFTEQCKSNTEEVEDKSSAPVYFGIAPEKEVLQLSLGERDQISFQRENMKVVSSFLSSDENKSKRVIDFSQRPQNNALNDFLENSDDESVHSTLRKRLFKKSGNMYKNTELKADSVDMKEIGTYLNTSENMKEVTKEGLWRNNHHAPITKDPDFTLHRVNNEELVSENGIKIQSFSNASEILDMTGTTGRKLEILRAVTEIPTQFRSIFKEFPYFNYAQSKALDDLLYTDRNFVICAPTGSGKTVMFELAITRLLMEVPQPWLNIKVVYMAPIKALCSQRFDDWKEKFGPIGLTCKELTGDTLMDDLFEIHHADIIITTPEKWDSMTRRWRDNSIVQLVRLFLIDEVHVIKDESRGATLEVVVSRMKTVQASLWRLLESHDAVPPLRFVAVSATIPNTQDFCATRKGVQQAASVLAKDAKFLLSIEQKQRLQRFANSLKDSKLRDLLTYGVAYHHAGMEMSDRKIIEGAFTVGDLPVLFTTSTLAMGVNLPAHLVVIKSTMHYVGGVFQEYSETDILQMIGRAGRPQFDTTATAVIMTRCSTRERYIQMLNGADIIESSLHRHLVEHLNAEIVLHTVTDVSVALEWIRSTFLYIRALKNPTHYGFSSGLDKVGIEAKLQELCLKNLNDLSSFDLIRMDEASNFKPTETGRLMAWYYIAFDTVKQFFTIKGTETLNELITMISNCTEFVDVKLRTNEKKILNTLNKDKDKITIRFPMEGKIKTREMKVNCLIQAQLGCIPIQDFTLTQDTGRIFRNGLRVTRWLSDFLASSKNNFSALLNSLILAKCFRCRLWENSLHVSKQLEKIGVSLSNAMVNAGLTSFKKIEDINARELELILNRHPPFGNQIKESVLHLPKYELDIEQLPKYSDTLAEILVTVKLTNYEQLQTKRTAPDFHYVTLVIGDADNQVIFNQKIMDSVLLKTGNWMKKIEVKRALRSEDISINLISSDYVGLDIQQAYTAFYLTPKPEGHKVVTNQKLTAESTRDTCYGSPQSLPSAKVDTGGRSKQEIAYKKYGNRECNHRCKNKDVCGHDCCKTGIPPKSQMNGDTKFSLYLADLRSRNSVSSIPPVKRLKVQMLNQHVENVDLKQFVFTPKSLLPALPRSSNKLSSSSPSVDQVDNTLEVSQKQLQSWNCGKSNSLNVDFELRDDIWDDIDDEKLVFASNFVSRELDECQPLCQYTTSKATNNISKDLCTVQDETNIQNSEVSVVSSTSRVNLSVQNRNITSMSS from the exons ATGTTTCAGAACAAACCTGTTAACAGCATTAGGGTGTCGGGCCCATACTCCAATTACCCAG gtaacagtataattttgttttgcaaaaatGTGACAGACTGTGATCATAACAAAAACAATTGGAGAAAAG ACAGGTTCAAGTCTAGTAATTTCAGTTTTACGGTTGCTTGTGCTGCCCTTAGAAGACTAAGAGACTTCCCATTTGATATAAAAATGTTCAACTCTGCAGACATGGTCTTTTCACtggataatttattttatgaaaaaccAGATATGAGACAAAG GTGTCTGGAAAATGAAGAGCGTAAGACTTGGTTTATTGCACCTGCTCCAGCTATTgctgaaattccagctgcagaggagctACAGAGGGAACTGGAAGAAAACTCAGCCAGCACTCATAAGG CAGGAAGAAAGCACGAGAAGTTTACAGAACAATGTAAGAGTAACACAGAGGAAGTAGAAGATAAATCATCGGCACCTGTTTATTTTGGCATAGCCCCTGAAAAAGAAGTCCTGCAACTAAGTCTAGGAGAAAGAGATCAAATTAGTTTTCAGCGTGAAAACATGAAAGTGGTttcatcttttctctcttctgatgaaaataaatctaaaagAGTCATAGATTTTTCTCAGCGACCGCAAAATAACGCATTAAATGATTTTTTAGAAAACAGTGATGATGAGAGTGTCCATTCGACATTAAGAAAAAG GTTATTTAAAAAGTCTGGCAACatgtataaaaatacagaacttaAAGCTGACTCTGTTGATATGAAAGAAATTGGTACTTACTTAAATACAAGTGAAAACATGAAAGAAGTGACAAAAGAAGGTTTATGGAGAAATAATCATCATGCTCCAATAACTAAAGATCCAGATTTTACTTTGCATAGGGTAAATAATGAGGAGCTTGTGTctgaaaatggaattaaaattcAATCATTTTCTAATGCTTCAGAGATTCTGGATATGACAG GAACTACAGGAAGAAAATTGGAAATTTTGAGGGCTGTTACAGAAATAC CTACACaatttagaagtatttttaaggAGTTCCCATATTTTAACTATGCACAGTCAAAAGCTTTGGATGAT CTTTTATATACAGATAGGAACTTTGTGATTTGTGCTCCAACTGGCTCTGGAAAGACTGTAATGTTTGAGCTAGCTATTACCAGATTACTCATGGAAGTCCCACAGCCTTGGTTAAATATTAAAGTTGTTTATA TGGCTCCAATAAAAGCCCTATGCAGTCAGCGTTTTGatgactggaaagaaaaatttggacCTATAGGACTGACCTGCAAGGAACTGACAGGAGATACACTGATGGAtgatttatttgaaatacatcATGCTGACATTATTATCACTACACCT gaaaaatgGGATAGCATGACTAGAAGGTGGAGAGACAACTCTATAGTCCAGCTTGTACGACTGTTTCTCATTGATGAG GTACACGTTATAAAGGATGAAAGCCGTGGCGCAACTTTGGAAGTTGTAGTCAGTCGGATGAAAACTGTTCAGGCTTCTCTTTGGCGTCTGTTAGAGAGTCATGACGCTGTTCCTCCCCTGAGATTTGTAGCTGTTTCTGCAACAATCCCAAATACTCAAGAT TTTTGTGCCACAAGAAAAGGAGTACAGCAGGCTGCTTCTGTTCTTGCAAAAGATGCTAAATTTCTACTGAGTATAGAACAGAAACAAag ATTACAGAGGTTTGCAAATTCTTTGAAAGACTCCAAACTGAGAG ACCTTTTAACGTATGGTGTGGCTTATCATCATGCGGGTATGGAGATGTCggacagaaaaataattgaaggAGCTTTTACTGTAGGAGACTTGCCAGTACTTT TTACTACTAGCACCCTAGCTATGGGAGTCAATCTACCTGCACACCTGGTAGTTATAAAATCCACAATGCATTATGTTGGAGGAGTGTTTCAAGAGTACAGTGAAACCGATATTCTGCAAATGATTGGGAGAGCTGGAAGGCCTCAG tttgacaCTACAGCTACAGCAGTTATTATGACTCGTTGCAGTACCAGGGAGAGATATATACAGATGTTAAACGGTGCTGATATAATAGAGAGCAG CTTGCACAGACACCTTGTTGAGCACTTAAATGCAGAAATAGTGCTACATACTGTCACGGATGTCAGTGTAGCTTTGGAATGGATACGATCAACATTCTTGTACATTAGAGCCTTAAAAAATCCAACTCATTATg GTTTTTCATCTGGGTTAGATAAAGTTGGAATTGAAGCAAAATTACAAG AACTGTGTCTGAAGAACTTAAATGATTTATCATCTTTTGATTTGATCAGGATGGATGAAGCAAGTAATTTCAAACCAACAG AGACTGGAAGATTAATGGCATGGTATTATATTGCATTTGATACAGTGAAGCAGTTTTTCACAATTAAGGGAACTGAGACTCTAAACGAATTG ATTACTATGATCTCCAACTGCACAGAATTTGTGGATGTGAAGTtaagaacaaatgaaaagaaaatattgaacaCTTTGAATAAAGACAAAGACAAAATAACTATCag GTTTCCAATGGAGGGGAAGataaaaacaagagaaatgaAAGTAAACTG TCTCATTCAGGCTCAGCTGGGATGTATTCCTATTCAAGACTTTACTTTGACACAAGATACTGGCAGAATATTTAGAAATGGCTTAAGAGTTACTAGAT GGTTATCTGACTTTCTGGCATCGTCTAAGAACAACTTTTCTGCTTTATTAAACTCTTTGATTTTAGCAAAGTGTTTCAGGTGCAGACTTTGGGAAAATTCACTTCATGTGTCTAAACAATTGGAAAAAATTG GTGTATCACTGTCAAATGCTATGGTAAATGCTGGGCTgacatcatttaaaaaaattgaagacaTAAATGCAAGAGAACTTGAATTG ATTTTAAACAGACATCCTCCGTTTGGAAACCAGATAAAAGAGTCTGTTTTGCACCTTCCAAAATATGAACTTGACATTGAACAG CTTCCAAAGTACAGTGACACGTTGGCTGAAATCTTAGTAACCGTCAAATTAACAAATTATGAGCAGCTACAGACAAAGAGAACAGCGCCAGACTTTCACTATGTTACATTGGTCATAGGAGATGCTGACAACCAAGtcatttttaatcagaaaattat GgattctgtgctgctgaaaacTGGAAATTGGATGAAGAAAATTGAAGTGAAAAGAGCTCTTAGATCAGAAGACATTAGCATAAATTTAATTAGTTCTGATTATG ttggCCTTGATATACAGCAAGCATATACAGCCTTCTACTTAACACCAAAACCAGAGGGACATAAGGTGGTTACAAATCAAAAATTGACAGCTGAATCTACACGTGATACATGTTATGGCTCACCCCAAAGTCTGCCATCAGCAAAAGTAGATACAG GAGGCAGATCTAAACAAGAGATTGCTTACAAGAAATATGGAAACAGAGAATGCAACCACCgctgtaaaaataaagatgtgTGTGGGCATGACTGCT GTAAAACTGGCATACCTCCAAAGTCACAGATGAATGGAGACACAAAGTTTTCTTTGTACCTAGCTGATTTAAGGAGCAGGAACTCAGTTTCATCTATACCCCCAGTAAAACGGCTAAAG gTGCAGATGTTAAATCAACATGTGGAAAATGTGGATCTCAAACAATTTGTTTTTACACCTAAGTCTTTACTGCCAGCCTTGCCAAG gtCTAGCAATAAACTGTCATCTTCATCACCTTCAGTGGACCAGGTAGATAATACCTTAGAAGTATCTCAGAAACAACTGCAATCCTGGAATTGTGGAAAGAGTA ATTCTTTGAATGTGGACTTTGAACTGAGAGATGATATTTGGGATGATATTGATGATGAGAAATTGGTATTTGCTAGTAATTTTGTCAGTAGAGAATTAG ATGAGTGTCAACCCCTCTGCCAGTATACAACAAGCAAAGCCACAAATAACATTTCGAAAGA TTTATGCACAGTACAAGATGAGACCAATATTCAGAACTCAGAAGTTTCTGTGGTCAGTAGCACATCAAGAGTGAATTTATCTGTACAGAACAGAAATATAACTTCG